The genomic stretch CTCCCCATGTCCGACGTAGCCGCCGCGCACCGCGCCTTCCCAGAACCGCCGGGTCATCTCCTCACCCGTGATGTTGCCCCAACCTTGGTCGATATCGCCTTCGTAGGCGCACTCATCGATGACGACGGGCTTGCCCCACTGCTCACGCCACTGGTCGGTGTTCTCGGCGGTGCGGTAGACGTCGATGCGCTGCACACTCGCGTGGGTGATCCACGGCCGGCCGTAATCGTAGAAGCCGAAGCAGTTGTGAATGGAGAACAGGTGCCCGACCGGGTCCTCCTCGACCACGATCGCGGCCAGCCGCTCCCAGTCGTCGACGGTCTTGGAGAACAACAGGTCGTATTCGTTCGCGAGCGACCACCAGACATTCGGCAACGCCGACAATCGCCGGACCACGTGCCGGACGTAGCGATCGTCCGCGGCGGCGCCCATGTCAGAGAAGCCCCAGCGATCGTAGGCGTGGAACAGGATGACATCGGCTTCGACGCCGATCGCCGCCAGATCCGCGATCCGCCGCTCGAAGGCCTGGAAGTAGGCGGGGTTGAAGCGGGTGACGTCCCACGTGCCGTCGCTGTTCCGCTCGAACGGATGGAGCGGAGGCTCGTTGGCGTTGAAGAGATACGACTTCGGGAAGACCCCCATCCGGATCTTGGTGAAGGGTGAGCCGGCAAGCGTACGCAGGGTCTGTTCCTGCAGCGCTTCGCTCTGGTGGGTCCAGGCGTACGCGGTCGTGCCGAGCGGCAGGTGACGCGTGCCGTCCGCGTACGCGAAGTGATGCCGGCCGGCCACCCGGACCGGTCCCCGGCCGGTACCGGCCGCCGCGGTGAGCTCCACGGTGATGCCGTCGAGGGAGGGCGTGGTCGCTTCCGTGGTGACGACCCAGCGTCCGGCCTGGTCGGGCAGCAGCCGGATGCGCCAGATCCCGTCGCCGTCATAGAAGCCGCCGAGCCGGCGTGCCGACCCGTCGGGGGCGGTCACGCGTGCGTGGACCTCGACGTCGACGAACGGATTGCCGTGGCTCGGTCCGGCGAGTGCGAGCTCCCAGGTCGCCCACACGTCGCCGGCGGGGGGTGCGGAGATCACGTCGGCCGAACCGCGAGGCGTGCCGGCCGGCTCGTAGCGGGGATCCGGCGCGATCGCCGGCGGATCAGCGGGTACGCGCGGGTCACCGGCGTCGAGTGCGGCAAGCTCGCGCCACAGGTCATCGAGCTGTGCGGGGGTGAGCCGGGCGTACGGTCCCGAGGCCGTGATGTCGCCGAGGGCGCGCCGGCGCAGCTGGACGAGCAGCGGCGAGTTCACCACCCCCGGCAGCGTGCGCCGGATGATGGTGCGGGCCTCGGCGTGGTCGAGGAGATCGGCGAGCAGGGTGTGCGGTCCGAATCGCCGGTCGTTCATGCCGCGCCTCCCTGGGCGCCGGTCCCATCGGCGGGATCCTCACGCTCGTCGAGGTCCCGAGGCGGTGCTGTGCCGAGCAGCGACCACAGGTAGTCGAGATGCGCCGCCATGTCGATCGAGCGGTCGTACTGCCACTGCTGCTGGAGACCGTCCGCGACCGCGATCAGGATGCGGGACACCATCTCGGCGTCGAGCCCGGGCCGCAGCTCGCCTGCGTCCGCGGCGTGGCTGATGTCGGCGCGCACGTTTCCGGCGACCCGGCGGTAGCGCTCGCTGAAGTAGTCGGTCAGGAGGTCCTCCTTCGAGCCGACGTGGTGGAGCAGTCCTGCCTTGGTGAGGTTCGCCGCGTCGGCGATCTGCTGCAGGCTCGTGTTGCCGTAACCGTTCGCGGCGATCAATGCCAGCGCGGCGTCGAGAATCTGCCGGCGCTTCGCCCGCCCCTTCTCGTATCGGCCGGGGCTCTCATAGGGGCGGGGACGCGACGGTGTGAGCGCTTCCCTGTCGGGCAACGGTGTTCCCTCATCTCAGGTCCGGGTGATCCCGGCTGTGTGCTGGCAGCGTATCCGGCGCGGAACAATGCGTCGGCGGTGTCCCCAGGAACGTCCGGGAGGCTCCTCTCGACCGCGTCCATCGAGCGTGGGCTGTCGAACGGCAGCCGTCCCTCCGGCCGGTTTCCAGCATGCACGTCTCCCGCGCCTCCCACGGCGCCGCGATCCGGACCACGATCAGGTCGGCGTCGCGCGGGTCGTCGACGATCTCGGCGGCCCCGCCCACAACCACCGGGTGGAGACCGTCGACGTAGAGCCGCGCAGGCCGCACCGGCAGCGCGTCGAGCGCGACCATGGCGCGAGCCTTGGCCGACCGCCACCGCCTCCTCGCACAGCAGCTTGAGCAGGACGCGCAGGCGAGCCTTTAGGGCAAGTCCTCGGGGTGGGCCGCGGATGCCGGTGGCCGCGGATCACACCGAGTAGATCGCGATCAGCCCGGTGGTGACGCCGGCGAGCCCGACGGCGGTCAGCACGCCGCCGCCGAGCGCGGCCGCACGCAGGTGGCGGCGGGTGACGCGGGAGCTCCAGTACAGGACGACGTACGGCAGGAAGCCGAGCGCGCCGACGCACAGGAAGGGCAGGATCAGCGCGGTCAGCACGCCGCGCGGCCCCGCCACGGCCGCCCGCTCGCCTTCAGGGGTGAGCTGCGCCGCCACCGTGTCACCCGCCTCCAGGTCGGGCGGGGCGGAGACCGGGATCGCGGGGCCACCGTCGCCGGGCACGAACGTGCCCTCGCAGTCGTAACGTCCCCGGCCGAGGCTGACGCACGCATCCACGGTGAGCGTGCCGCGCGTGCCGACGGCGCCTGCCGCCAGCAGGATGGACGGCACGGACAGCGGAATCGGCACCAGGAAGGCGCCCGCCCACATCAGCACGATCAGCGCTCTGCCGATCCGCCCGGGACCCCGGCCGCGGGAGGCGGTGCCAAGAGCCGGACGGGGGCCCGCGTCCTCGCCGTTCGGGCGGGTGTGGCTCGGGCCGTAGCGACGGAGTCTGCTCGTGCCTCCACGACGGCGTTTCCTCATGACCCCACGATGGCGGCACCGGCTTGTATGCGACTTGTCATCGTCTGGGCAGGCAAACCGGCCGTCCGCCGGGGCGCTCTCGGCGGCCGGCGTGCCACTCGCTACCGCTGCCCGGACCTGCGGGAAGGGAGTCTTCAGGTGAGTTCCAGGCCGCCGTCGACGGTGAGGATCTGGCCGGTGATCCAGGTGGCACGGGGATCGGCGAGATGCACGATCCAGGCGGCTATTTCCTCGGGAGTGCCGCGGCGGCCGAGCGGGATGCGGGCGGACTCGTCTTGCTTGATCTGCTCGACAACGGTGTCGGGCAGGCCGGCGGCGGTCAGGGCCTCGCTCTCTGTGGGGCCGGGGGCCAGGGCGTTGACGCGGATGCCGTCGGCGGCCAGTTCCAGCGCCCAGCTGCGGGTCAGCTGTTCCAGGGCGGCCTTGGTGGCGGCGTAGTGGGCGGCGCCCGGTAGGGGGCAGTGGCCGTAGGTGCTGGAGATGTTGATGATCGTGCCGCGGTTGGTGCGCAGGTGCGGCAAGGCGGCGTGGGCGAGCAGGCTGGGCGCGGTGACGTTCAGGGCCAGCAGGTCGGCGATGCGTGCGGCGTCGGTGTCGGCCAGCGGCATGACGGCGGTGGCGCCGGCGTTGTTGACCAGGATGTCCAGGCGGCCCCAGCGGTCGATGGCCTGCTTGATGACGGCGCCGGGCATGCCGTCGGCGGTGATGTCGGCGGCCATGGTCGTGATGCCCGGATGGTGGGCGGCGGTCTGATGCAGGGCGTCGGCTCGGCGTCCGACGCCGAGCACGTGCGCTCCGGCGCGGGCGAGGGCGATCGCGGTGGCGCGGCCGATCCCGGATCCGGCTCCGGTCACGATCGCGACCTGGTCCTGCAGGTGATTGGCGGGTGGGACGGTCACGTCACCCTCCTTTCGTTCGTTGTTCGTGAAACATCGAACAAGCTACCATGGTGGCATGAGGCACGTGCAGCACCCCGAAGTGGGCGAGATCGGGCTGACCGGGGTGATGGCGGCGCTCAGTGATCCGATCCGGATCGGTCTGGTGCGGGTGCTGGCCGACGGTCGTGAGCGCGGGTGGGGCGAGTTGCGGGCGCCGGTGGCCAAGTCGACGCTCAGCCACCATCTGCGGGTCCTGCGTGATGCCGGGCTGACCCGCACCCGTCAGGAGGGCACCCGCTGCTTCGTGACCTTACGCGTGCAGGATCTGCAGGCCCGCTTCCCCGGGCTCCTGCAGGTGGTGCTGGCCGCTGCCGAGGATGAGGAAATCGGGCGTCAGGTGAGCCTGAAGGACGGTCAGCAACCTGCTTGAAGACCGTCGGCGGGATGAGTGGATCAGCGGACGAGGGGGATGCGCAGCACGAAGCGCGCGCCACCGTCGGCCGCGTCCTCGACGTGCAGGGTGCCGTGGTGAGCTGAGGCGATGTCGTGGGCGATGGCCAGGCCCAGGCCGACGCCTCCGCGATCGCGGCAGCGGGCGGTGTCCAGGCGGGCGAAGCGCTCGAATATGCGTTCTCGGTCGGCCGCGGGGACTCCCTGCCCGTCGTCGGCCACGGCCGGCTCCGCATGGTCACCTGCGCGACGCAGGTCAACCTCGACGCTGTGCGTGGCGTGACGTAGGGCGTTGTCCAGCAGGTTGTCGAGCAACCGGGCCAGCTGCCAGGAGACGGCCTCCACCGTCACCGCGGCTTCGAGGTCGAGCCGCACGTCATGGCTCTCGGCCCGCCGAGCCGCCACTGTCTCGACCAGAGCCGTCAGATCCACTTCCTCCAGCCCTCTGCCGAGGTCGGCCTCGAGGGCGGCGAGCAGGAGCAGGGGCGCACCGGCATGGATGTCACAAATCACGCCGCTACCCGGTCTTGCTTCCGGAAGTGCTGTCGTCGATGCGGCCGAAGGAAAGCCGTGGACGCGGCGGCGCTCATGGTCGCCGCCTCAACACCGCTGACGGTGCAATGGCGCCTCCCCTTGAAAGGACAGCAATGACGAGCCCTGT from Nonomuraea polychroma encodes the following:
- a CDS encoding TetR/AcrR family transcriptional regulator; this translates as MPDREALTPSRPRPYESPGRYEKGRAKRRQILDAALALIAANGYGNTSLQQIADAANLTKAGLLHHVGSKEDLLTDYFSERYRRVAGNVRADISHAADAGELRPGLDAEMVSRILIAVADGLQQQWQYDRSIDMAAHLDYLWSLLGTAPPRDLDEREDPADGTGAQGGAA
- a CDS encoding ATP-binding protein, which produces MICDIHAGAPLLLLAALEADLGRGLEEVDLTALVETVAARRAESHDVRLDLEAAVTVEAVSWQLARLLDNLLDNALRHATHSVEVDLRRAGDHAEPAVADDGQGVPAADRERIFERFARLDTARCRDRGGVGLGLAIAHDIASAHHGTLHVEDAADGGARFVLRIPLVR
- a CDS encoding SDR family NAD(P)-dependent oxidoreductase gives rise to the protein MTVPPANHLQDQVAIVTGAGSGIGRATAIALARAGAHVLGVGRRADALHQTAAHHPGITTMAADITADGMPGAVIKQAIDRWGRLDILVNNAGATAVMPLADTDAARIADLLALNVTAPSLLAHAALPHLRTNRGTIINISSTYGHCPLPGAAHYAATKAALEQLTRSWALELAADGIRVNALAPGPTESEALTAAGLPDTVVEQIKQDESARIPLGRRGTPEEIAAWIVHLADPRATWITGQILTVDGGLELT
- a CDS encoding ArsR/SmtB family transcription factor: MRHVQHPEVGEIGLTGVMAALSDPIRIGLVRVLADGRERGWGELRAPVAKSTLSHHLRVLRDAGLTRTRQEGTRCFVTLRVQDLQARFPGLLQVVLAAAEDEEIGRQVSLKDGQQPA
- a CDS encoding DUF5605 domain-containing protein, which produces MNDRRFGPHTLLADLLDHAEARTIIRRTLPGVVNSPLLVQLRRRALGDITASGPYARLTPAQLDDLWRELAALDAGDPRVPADPPAIAPDPRYEPAGTPRGSADVISAPPAGDVWATWELALAGPSHGNPFVDVEVHARVTAPDGSARRLGGFYDGDGIWRIRLLPDQAGRWVVTTEATTPSLDGITVELTAAAGTGRGPVRVAGRHHFAYADGTRHLPLGTTAYAWTHQSEALQEQTLRTLAGSPFTKIRMGVFPKSYLFNANEPPLHPFERNSDGTWDVTRFNPAYFQAFERRIADLAAIGVEADVILFHAYDRWGFSDMGAAADDRYVRHVVRRLSALPNVWWSLANEYDLLFSKTVDDWERLAAIVVEEDPVGHLFSIHNCFGFYDYGRPWITHASVQRIDVYRTAENTDQWREQWGKPVVIDECAYEGDIDQGWGNITGEEMTRRFWEGAVRGGYVGHGETYLNEREELWWSKGGELVGSSPDRIAFLKQIIEESPTGVLDPLPGDWDVPWGGVASRYLIAYFGFNRLSYRDITMEPGTVWTVDVIDTWNMTVERLPGTYSGSFRVPLPARQYMAIRLVAADA